From Clostridium cylindrosporum DSM 605, the proteins below share one genomic window:
- a CDS encoding DUF523 domain-containing protein — protein MYIVSACLAGINCRYNGKSSENPNIIELIKKGEAIPLCPEQLGGLSTPRTPCEITIDKNGKRIVTTKDGLDVTKEFQIGAEKVLKVAKALSINKAILKSKSPSCGCSHIYDGTFSGNLIEGNGLTAELLIENNIKVITEEELGL, from the coding sequence ATGTATATAGTTAGCGCTTGTTTAGCGGGGATTAATTGTAGATACAATGGTAAAAGTAGTGAAAACCCCAATATAATAGAACTTATAAAAAAAGGTGAAGCCATCCCCCTTTGTCCTGAACAATTAGGGGGACTCTCCACGCCAAGAACACCATGTGAAATTACTATAGATAAAAATGGCAAAAGAATAGTTACAACTAAGGATGGCCTAGATGTAACTAAAGAATTTCAAATTGGTGCAGAAAAAGTTCTAAAAGTAGCAAAAGCCCTTAGTATTAATAAAGCTATACTAAAATCCAAAAGTCCATCATGTGGCTGCTCTCACATATACGACGGAACATTTTCAGGTAACCTTATAGAAGGAAATGGATTAACTGCTGAACTACTTATTGAAAATAATATTAAAGTAATTACGGAAGAGGAACTAGGCCTTTAA
- a CDS encoding MDR family MFS transporter, which translates to MEIQEKKSRNITLGIIMTGAFIGSLGQTLMSPALPTIMKDFNINADVGQWLTTIYLLVVGIMIPTTAYLINRLSTRVLFITAMGIYSVGCIVALFSTNFSTLFIGRGLQALGSGALMPLLQFVILYLYPPEKRGAAMSLVGITIGFAPAVGPTLSGWLIDSFGWHSIFNVLTTISILDFVLSFIFLKNVSKGTKSKLDILSVILSSIGFGGVLLGFANMGHYGLYNVVTYLPMLIGILSLIVFTLRQLKVEKPLLELRVFKDRNFTISTILVIIVYATMMSATIIIPLYIQSVRGYTALHSGLLMFPGAISMVLLSPSVGRFLDRYGARFLCIGGMALLAGGTIAFSFLHESTSVVFLSVMYFFRMVGITMLLMPLTVWGVQNLNKEHLSHGTAINNTLRQIAGAIGSAVFVTVMVNATKNSGEVSRVLAIIHGIDVSFMASGILGVLGLLISLFFVKNKKGLKA; encoded by the coding sequence ATGGAAATACAAGAGAAGAAAAGTCGAAATATTACTCTAGGTATTATAATGACAGGGGCATTTATAGGTTCCCTTGGTCAAACTTTAATGTCACCGGCACTACCTACTATAATGAAGGATTTTAATATTAATGCAGATGTAGGACAGTGGTTAACAACTATTTATTTATTAGTTGTAGGTATAATGATTCCAACAACTGCTTACTTAATAAACAGGCTAAGCACAAGGGTGTTATTTATCACAGCTATGGGGATTTATTCAGTAGGTTGTATTGTTGCTTTATTTTCAACGAATTTTAGTACATTATTTATTGGACGTGGTCTTCAGGCATTAGGTTCAGGGGCATTAATGCCACTTTTACAATTTGTAATACTTTACTTATATCCACCTGAAAAACGTGGTGCAGCTATGTCACTTGTGGGAATTACAATTGGTTTTGCTCCTGCGGTTGGGCCAACACTATCTGGATGGCTTATTGACTCATTTGGATGGCATAGTATATTTAATGTACTTACAACAATTTCAATTTTAGATTTTGTTTTATCATTTATATTCTTAAAGAATGTTAGTAAAGGTACAAAGTCAAAGCTTGATATACTTTCTGTAATTTTATCAAGTATAGGATTTGGTGGGGTATTACTTGGATTTGCTAATATGGGTCATTATGGACTTTACAATGTAGTAACATATCTTCCTATGCTTATTGGTATATTATCACTTATTGTTTTTACCCTAAGACAATTAAAGGTTGAAAAGCCTTTATTAGAACTGAGAGTTTTTAAGGATAGAAACTTTACTATTAGTACTATTCTTGTGATTATTGTATATGCAACAATGATGTCTGCAACAATTATTATTCCTTTATATATTCAGTCAGTTAGAGGATATACAGCACTTCACTCAGGATTATTAATGTTCCCAGGTGCAATATCAATGGTATTATTAAGTCCATCTGTAGGAAGATTTTTAGATAGATACGGAGCACGCTTTCTATGTATTGGTGGAATGGCTTTACTTGCTGGGGGAACAATAGCATTTTCTTTTCTTCATGAAAGTACATCAGTTGTATTTTTATCAGTAATGTACTTTTTCAGAATGGTTGGAATTACAATGCTTTTAATGCCTCTTACTGTATGGGGAGTTCAAAATCTTAATAAGGAGCATTTATCACATGGAACTGCAATTAATAATACACTACGTCAAATTGCAGGTGCTATAGGGTCAGCTGTATTTGTAACTGTAATGGTAAATGCAACTAAAAACTCAGGGGAAGTATCAAGAGTACTTGCTATAATTCATGGAATAGATGTATCATTTATGGCCTCAGGGATTTTAGGGGTTCTTGGTCTTTTAATATCTCTTTTCTTTGTTAAAAATAAGAAAGGTTTAAAGGCCTAG
- the kdpB gene encoding potassium-transporting ATPase subunit KdpB, with translation MKENSEGKFLNKKVVMTALKGAFLKLDPRYMINNTVMFIVEIGCFISLLFTIAPSSLINIGEGRVFNGIIFLILFITLLFANFAESIAEGKGKAQADSLKQSKKDAKANLLNAKGEITVIDASELKQYDIVICSAGDIIPGDGEVIEGIASVDESAITGESAPVLKQAGSDFSSVTGGTRVVSDTLKIKILVNQGESFLDKMIGLVEGASRQKTPNEIALEVLLITLTAIFIIVTISLYFIGNYVNVKIGMASLIALLVCLIPTTIGGLLSSIGIAGMNRAVSFNVIAMSGKAVEACGDVSTIILDKTGTITYGNRLAADFVPVGDHTKEDVIKAAAMSSLMDETPEGTSVVVLAEKLGFKEEATKYIDAEIIEFSAENRMSGMILNDGTAYRKGAGDSIKELVESEKGSIPCNLEKEITDISLLGGTPLVVAVNNDIVGVIYLKDTVKEGLRERFERLRSMGIKTIMCTGDNPLTAKTIAKEAGVDAYIAEAKPEDKIEAIKEEQSQGKLVAMTGDGTNDAPALAQADVGIAMNSGTMAAKEAANMIDLDSNPTKIIEIVEIGKQLLITRGALTTFSIANDVAKYFAVLPAIFAASIPSMNTLNIMGLSSSNSAIVSALIFNAVIIPALIPIAMKGVKYRSASIDSILTRNLLVYGLGGCIVPFIAIKVIDMIITPLLSVLGIL, from the coding sequence ATGAAAGAGAATAGTGAAGGAAAATTTCTAAATAAAAAAGTAGTTATGACAGCCTTAAAAGGGGCATTTTTAAAGCTTGATCCAAGATATATGATTAATAATACTGTAATGTTTATTGTTGAAATAGGATGTTTTATATCACTTCTATTTACAATTGCACCATCTAGCTTAATTAATATAGGCGAAGGCAGAGTATTTAATGGGATAATATTTTTAATACTATTTATAACTCTTTTATTTGCTAACTTTGCAGAATCTATTGCAGAGGGTAAAGGTAAGGCTCAGGCGGATTCATTAAAGCAAAGCAAAAAGGATGCTAAGGCAAACCTTCTAAATGCAAAGGGCGAAATAACTGTTATAGATGCAAGTGAATTAAAGCAATATGATATTGTTATTTGTTCTGCAGGAGATATAATTCCAGGTGATGGAGAAGTTATAGAGGGTATAGCATCAGTTGATGAATCAGCAATTACCGGTGAATCTGCTCCTGTATTAAAACAAGCAGGATCAGATTTCTCAAGTGTTACAGGTGGAACAAGAGTTGTTTCAGATACACTTAAAATTAAAATACTTGTTAATCAAGGAGAGTCCTTTCTTGATAAGATGATTGGACTTGTTGAAGGAGCTAGTAGACAAAAAACTCCTAATGAAATAGCACTTGAGGTACTTCTTATAACGCTTACTGCTATATTTATAATAGTTACTATTTCCCTTTATTTCATAGGAAATTACGTTAATGTAAAGATAGGTATGGCAAGTTTAATTGCACTACTTGTATGTCTTATACCAACAACAATTGGAGGGCTACTATCCTCAATTGGTATTGCTGGTATGAACAGGGCAGTTAGCTTTAATGTTATTGCTATGAGCGGTAAGGCGGTTGAAGCATGCGGAGATGTAAGTACTATAATACTTGATAAAACAGGTACTATAACATATGGAAATAGACTTGCAGCGGATTTTGTTCCAGTAGGAGACCACACAAAGGAAGATGTAATTAAAGCAGCGGCTATGTCATCTTTAATGGATGAAACTCCTGAGGGAACAAGTGTGGTAGTACTTGCTGAGAAATTAGGATTTAAGGAAGAAGCTACAAAGTATATTGATGCTGAAATTATAGAGTTTTCAGCAGAAAATAGAATGAGTGGAATGATTCTAAATGATGGAACTGCATATAGAAAAGGCGCAGGAGATAGCATTAAGGAACTAGTAGAATCTGAAAAAGGCTCAATTCCATGTAACTTAGAAAAGGAAATAACTGATATATCATTACTTGGAGGAACTCCATTAGTGGTAGCTGTTAATAATGATATAGTTGGTGTTATTTACTTAAAGGATACTGTAAAGGAAGGTCTTAGAGAAAGGTTTGAAAGACTTCGTTCTATGGGAATTAAAACTATAATGTGTACAGGAGACAATCCTTTAACTGCTAAGACAATCGCCAAGGAAGCTGGGGTTGATGCATATATTGCAGAGGCAAAACCAGAGGATAAGATTGAAGCTATTAAAGAAGAACAGTCACAGGGTAAATTAGTTGCTATGACAGGTGATGGTACTAACGATGCACCAGCTCTTGCACAGGCAGATGTTGGTATAGCCATGAATAGTGGAACAATGGCAGCTAAGGAAGCGGCTAATATGATTGACCTTGATTCCAATCCAACAAAGATAATTGAAATAGTAGAAATAGGTAAGCAGCTACTTATAACTAGAGGTGCCCTTACTACATTTAGTATAGCAAATGATGTAGCTAAGTACTTTGCTGTTCTTCCAGCTATATTTGCAGCATCTATTCCTAGTATGAATACACTTAATATTATGGGCCTTTCAAGTTCTAATAGTGCTATTGTTAGTGCATTAATATTTAATGCGGTAATAATTCCAGCACTTATTCCTATAGCTATGAAGGGAGTTAAGTATAGATCTGCCAGTATTGATTCTATATTAACTAGAAACCTGCTTGTATATGGACTTGGAGGATGTATTGTTCCATTTATAGCAATTAAGGTAATAGATATGATTATAACTCCATTACTAAGTGTACTTGGGATTCTTTAG
- a CDS encoding cation diffusion facilitator family transporter, with amino-acid sequence MNKKSAALLSIFSNSFLIIFKLISGILMGSISVLSEAIHSGLDLVASIIAFISIKQSMKPKDEEHPFGHGKFENVSGFVEAILIFIAAGIIIVEASKKLIGGVQIESLNAGIIVMLISSLINLCISMLLFKIAKKEDSIALEADAMHLLTDVFTSFGVFLGLIVIKITGIQIIDPIIAIVVATMIIKASIDLTKKSLIDLVDTSLPPEDLNKIKELLSSHPRIKSFHKLRTRKSGATREIDFHICVDEEISIFDAHSISHEVKEEIEKELLGGYVTVHIEPECEKES; translated from the coding sequence ATGAACAAAAAATCAGCAGCTTTGTTATCTATATTTTCTAATAGCTTTCTTATAATATTTAAACTTATTTCAGGTATTTTAATGGGTTCAATAAGCGTACTATCTGAAGCTATTCATTCAGGACTTGATTTAGTTGCTAGTATAATTGCATTTATATCAATAAAACAATCTATGAAACCTAAGGACGAAGAACATCCCTTTGGTCACGGTAAATTTGAAAATGTATCTGGATTTGTAGAAGCAATCCTGATTTTTATAGCAGCAGGAATTATTATTGTAGAAGCTTCAAAGAAACTAATAGGTGGAGTTCAAATTGAAAGTCTAAACGCAGGAATAATTGTAATGTTAATTTCAAGCTTAATTAACCTATGTATATCAATGCTACTTTTTAAAATAGCTAAAAAAGAAGATTCTATAGCACTTGAAGCAGATGCAATGCACCTTCTAACAGATGTATTTACATCCTTCGGTGTATTTTTAGGGCTTATTGTTATTAAAATTACAGGAATACAAATTATAGACCCAATTATAGCTATTGTCGTTGCAACAATGATAATTAAAGCCTCTATTGACCTTACAAAAAAATCCCTTATTGACTTAGTAGATACCTCATTACCACCTGAGGATTTAAATAAAATTAAAGAACTACTTAGCTCTCACCCTAGGATTAAAAGTTTTCATAAACTTAGAACAAGAAAAAGTGGCGCAACCCGCGAAATAGATTTTCACATATGTGTAGATGAAGAAATATCTATATTTGATGCCCACTCAATATCCCATGAGGTAAAGGAAGAAATCGAAAAAGAACTTCTTGGTGGCTATGTAACTGTGCATATAGAACCTGAGTGTGAGAAGGAAAGTTAG
- a CDS encoding potassium-transporting ATPase subunit C produces the protein MKIFMNSIKVTIIFLILCGVIYPLIGTGVAQVLFNNKANGSIIERNGEKIGSLYLGQEYTKDYYFKGRPKSDEGGAKETPSGKDFKETLKKRVDLINNTYATANIKKGKKFDGIPRDMVTTSASSNDPNISKEAALYQVSYISEKSKISEDKLIKAIENSTENNVGKAYVNLIKLNMEVDKLIK, from the coding sequence ATGAAAATTTTTATGAATTCAATTAAAGTAACAATTATCTTCCTAATCCTATGTGGAGTTATATATCCATTAATAGGTACAGGAGTAGCACAGGTTCTTTTTAATAATAAGGCTAATGGAAGTATTATAGAAAGAAATGGAGAAAAGATAGGTTCACTTTATTTAGGTCAAGAGTATACTAAGGACTATTACTTTAAGGGAAGGCCAAAAAGTGATGAAGGTGGAGCTAAAGAAACACCTAGTGGAAAGGACTTTAAAGAAACTTTAAAGAAAAGGGTAGACCTAATTAACAATACCTATGCTACTGCAAACATTAAAAAGGGTAAGAAGTTTGATGGAATTCCAAGGGATATGGTAACTACATCAGCATCATCTAATGACCCTAATATATCTAAGGAAGCTGCTCTTTATCAGGTAAGCTATATATCTGAGAAAAGTAAGATTAGCGAAGATAAATTAATAAAAGCAATTGAAAATAGTACAGAAAATAATGTAGGTAAAGCTTATGTTAATCTTATCAAGTTAAATATGGAAGTAGATAAATTAATCAAATAA
- a CDS encoding sensor histidine kinase KdpD → MNNADPQEIKAYSKEKKSKGKLKIYIGFAPGVGKTYAMLNEANDRLNNGEDIVVGYLETHGRVETLRQVRELKVLDRRKIPHGTITLEEMDLDLICELKPETVLVDELAHTNAPGSINEKRYEDVLDILKCGINVISTMNIQHIESLNNVVREITGVKVRETVPDSILTDAELVLVDITPKQLRERLQKGLIYKEENAIRALKNFFREGNLNALREISLRQIAEEVEDDINEYKMQHGIRENWHTTDRVMVCITSNPSCEKLIRRGARISKRYKCEWIVVNAQEKGLFSKKPNSSDEKFLKNHLLLADKLGAKTISITSNKLYKSLADFAQDKNITQIIIGHNLESNGDKLFRSSNLTQFLRLTRSLEVHIIPLD, encoded by the coding sequence ATGAATAACGCTGATCCTCAAGAGATTAAAGCATATTCTAAAGAAAAGAAATCAAAGGGAAAACTTAAAATATATATTGGATTTGCCCCAGGTGTAGGTAAAACCTATGCTATGTTAAATGAAGCTAATGATAGATTGAATAATGGTGAAGATATAGTAGTCGGTTATCTCGAGACCCACGGAAGGGTTGAAACGCTACGTCAAGTAAGGGAACTTAAAGTATTAGATAGAAGAAAAATTCCACATGGAACAATTACTCTTGAAGAAATGGACCTTGACCTTATATGTGAGCTTAAACCTGAAACTGTTTTAGTTGATGAACTTGCTCACACTAATGCTCCTGGTTCGATTAATGAAAAAAGATACGAAGATGTACTTGATATTCTAAAGTGTGGTATTAATGTAATATCTACTATGAATATTCAACACATAGAAAGCTTAAATAATGTAGTTAGGGAAATTACAGGAGTAAAGGTGCGTGAAACTGTTCCAGATTCTATTCTAACCGATGCGGAACTTGTACTTGTAGACATTACCCCAAAACAACTTAGGGAAAGACTTCAAAAAGGTCTTATATATAAAGAAGAAAATGCAATACGTGCTCTAAAAAACTTCTTTAGAGAAGGAAACTTAAATGCTCTACGTGAAATTTCACTTAGACAAATAGCCGAAGAAGTTGAGGATGATATTAATGAATACAAAATGCAACATGGAATTCGTGAAAACTGGCATACTACAGATAGAGTTATGGTGTGCATTACCTCTAACCCATCATGTGAAAAACTTATAAGACGTGGTGCTAGAATATCTAAAAGATATAAATGCGAGTGGATTGTTGTAAATGCACAGGAAAAAGGATTATTCTCTAAAAAGCCTAATTCAAGTGATGAAAAGTTCCTAAAGAATCACCTTTTGCTTGCAGATAAACTAGGGGCTAAAACTATAAGTATTACATCTAATAAATTATATAAATCACTTGCGGATTTTGCACAGGATAAAAACATAACACAAATAATTATAGGGCATAACCTTGAATCAAATGGGGACAAATTATTTAGAAGCTCTAATCTTACACAATTCCTAAGACTTACAAGAAGCCTTGAGGTTCATATAATACCACTAGATTAG
- a CDS encoding putative selenate ABC transporter substrate-binding protein encodes MKKIFSILLTALMIFSLTACSAPKKEGTKDNTAKKSEKVMKIGYLPNEKKTEINNAMTSMAKYLETKTGIKTEFVPSTDYTALVTAFERGEIQLAWFGGFTGVQARSKVAGSEAIAQRPIDAKFKSVFISSKNAPYTDIKDVKGKSLTFGSETSTSGHLMPRYFLMQAGIDADKDLNGKPNFSGAHDKSIKLVESGAYQVAAVDMSVWDKFVKEKKVDLTKVKAFYTTPEFFDYNWTVNSDENLDKVFGEGTKKKIVDAILAMDASKSTEEKDVLTFMNADKFIPTQNSNYKLIEEVMTKTGLDKK; translated from the coding sequence ATGAAAAAGATTTTTTCAATTTTACTTACAGCACTAATGATTTTTTCATTAACTGCTTGTTCAGCTCCTAAGAAAGAAGGAACTAAGGATAACACAGCTAAGAAAAGCGAAAAGGTTATGAAAATAGGATACCTTCCTAATGAAAAGAAAACTGAAATTAATAATGCTATGACTTCAATGGCAAAATATCTTGAGACTAAAACTGGAATCAAAACTGAATTTGTTCCATCAACAGACTATACTGCACTTGTTACTGCCTTTGAAAGAGGAGAAATACAACTTGCATGGTTTGGTGGATTCACTGGAGTTCAAGCTAGAAGCAAGGTTGCTGGTTCTGAAGCAATAGCACAAAGACCAATAGATGCAAAATTCAAAAGCGTATTTATATCTTCAAAAAACGCTCCATACACTGACATTAAAGATGTAAAGGGAAAATCTCTTACATTTGGTAGTGAAACTTCAACTTCAGGTCACTTAATGCCTCGTTACTTTTTAATGCAAGCTGGAATCGACGCTGATAAGGACCTAAACGGAAAGCCTAACTTCTCTGGTGCACATGATAAATCTATAAAGCTTGTAGAATCAGGTGCATATCAAGTAGCTGCTGTTGATATGTCTGTATGGGATAAATTTGTTAAAGAAAAGAAGGTTGACCTAACTAAGGTTAAGGCATTCTATACAACACCTGAATTCTTTGATTACAACTGGACAGTTAATAGTGACGAAAACCTAGATAAGGTATTTGGTGAAGGTACTAAGAAGAAGATTGTAGACGCAATTCTTGCAATGGATGCTTCAAAGAGTACTGAGGAAAAAGACGTATTAACATTTATGAATGCAGATAAATTCATACCAACACAAAACTCTAACTACAAACTAATCGAAGAAGTTATGACAAAAACAGGACTAGATAAAAAGTAG
- a CDS encoding PhnE/PtxC family ABC transporter permease has product MNKTGFFKFHKRNILTLILILTFVWSLFSVKWNRELIHTGGMTIIKEILNGIIHPNLSSDIILLAIKSSWITLAYAVAGISIAIIIGFVFGVLASGVLCFNNSNKAFCKSIFRSLLGFMRCVHELVWALLFVTAIGLSPYAAIFALAIPYGGILGRIYADMLNDVNREPIEALRSSGASRLQLLLYGYLPMVKADMFSYTMYRFECATRSSTVMSFIGLGGLGYQIQLALDDLKYGDVWTYMYFLVTLVVITDLWSNMIRKRFVEDNNHKKGNFNFIKVSLLISIVLIIASWIHIVVVDKASLNSIFTEKNLYHINKFFSGLIGAGEENPAFYDLEQWRNVLKLTLETLQMSIMAIGFATIGMVITVISAARTTMEGKLTLSKGWFSTLLFGIIRALYIFSRSVPELVWAMIIIFIFKPGILPGAVALALHNFGILGKLCAEVVEDINLSPIRNLSSSGGNSFQILLYGVIPSVMQKFITYILYRWEVIIRTTIVVGFVGAGGLGQQFKLSMSYFKLSEVTLILIAYLILVAIVDILSEGARKLAE; this is encoded by the coding sequence ATGAATAAAACAGGTTTCTTTAAATTTCATAAAAGAAATATACTAACATTAATACTTATACTTACATTTGTATGGAGTCTTTTTTCTGTTAAGTGGAATAGAGAGCTTATTCATACAGGTGGAATGACAATTATTAAGGAGATACTTAATGGTATAATTCATCCAAACCTTTCAAGTGATATAATACTACTTGCTATAAAATCATCTTGGATAACCTTAGCCTATGCAGTAGCAGGTATATCTATTGCAATTATAATAGGCTTTGTATTTGGTGTGCTAGCCTCTGGTGTTCTATGCTTTAATAATTCTAATAAAGCATTTTGTAAAAGCATATTTAGATCCCTTCTTGGATTTATGAGATGTGTCCATGAACTTGTATGGGCCCTACTATTTGTAACAGCAATAGGTCTATCCCCCTATGCAGCTATTTTTGCACTTGCAATTCCCTACGGAGGGATCCTCGGTCGTATATATGCGGATATGTTAAATGATGTAAATAGAGAGCCAATAGAAGCATTAAGATCTTCAGGGGCATCTAGACTTCAACTTCTACTCTATGGTTATCTTCCTATGGTAAAGGCTGATATGTTTAGTTATACAATGTACAGATTCGAATGTGCCACTCGTTCCTCAACTGTTATGAGCTTTATTGGTCTTGGAGGTCTTGGTTATCAGATACAATTAGCACTTGATGACTTAAAGTATGGTGATGTATGGACATATATGTACTTTCTAGTTACACTTGTTGTAATAACCGATCTTTGGAGCAACATGATAAGAAAAAGATTTGTTGAGGATAACAATCATAAAAAAGGTAACTTTAATTTTATAAAAGTTTCTTTACTTATTAGCATAGTCCTTATTATAGCCTCATGGATACACATAGTGGTTGTAGATAAGGCAAGTCTTAATTCAATCTTTACAGAGAAGAACCTATATCATATTAATAAATTCTTCTCAGGTCTTATTGGAGCTGGTGAAGAAAACCCTGCATTTTATGATCTAGAGCAATGGAGAAATGTTTTAAAGCTTACCTTAGAAACTCTTCAAATGAGTATAATGGCAATAGGATTCGCCACTATTGGTATGGTCATAACTGTTATAAGTGCAGCAAGGACTACTATGGAAGGTAAGCTTACCCTTTCTAAAGGGTGGTTCAGTACTCTTTTATTCGGGATAATTAGGGCACTATATATATTCTCTAGATCAGTTCCTGAACTAGTATGGGCTATGATTATAATATTTATATTTAAACCTGGTATACTTCCTGGAGCTGTAGCACTGGCCCTTCATAACTTTGGAATTCTCGGAAAGTTATGTGCCGAGGTGGTTGAGGATATTAACCTATCCCCTATTAGAAATCTTTCCTCAAGTGGAGGAAATTCATTTCAGATACTTCTATACGGTGTAATACCAAGCGTTATGCAAAAGTTTATAACCTATATACTTTATAGATGGGAAGTAATTATACGTACTACTATAGTTGTAGGATTTGTAGGTGCAGGTGGCCTTGGTCAGCAGTTTAAGCTTAGCATGAGCTACTTTAAACTCTCTGAGGTAACATTAATACTTATAGCATACCTAATATTAGTTGCTATCGTAGATATATTATCTGAGGGCGCAAGAAAACTAGCAGAATAA
- a CDS encoding phosphonate ABC transporter ATP-binding protein, with translation MSLNIFELNEVTKSYERKIVLSSLSFFIKRGESIALIGPSGSGKTTLLNSLACINKIDSGSILIDGKSSTSYKNPKKLAKKVGIIRQQFDLVRELPVVHNVLAGRFSDWGFLKSLISLIIPRDLDMAKVALERVGLLDKLYERTADLSGGQQQRVAIARLIVQNPEVILADEPVASLDPTRSEDILSILTSISKENNKTLIASLHSVEYAKKYFDRIIALRDGKIYFDLESSNVSEDDLAELYKIDDTKEPSTNE, from the coding sequence ATGTCACTTAACATATTTGAATTAAATGAAGTTACAAAATCATATGAAAGGAAGATAGTATTATCTTCCCTTTCCTTTTTTATAAAAAGAGGAGAATCCATAGCACTTATCGGACCTAGTGGTTCTGGTAAAACTACACTACTTAACTCATTAGCATGTATTAATAAAATTGATAGTGGTAGCATTTTAATAGATGGTAAATCCTCCACAAGCTACAAAAACCCTAAAAAGCTTGCTAAGAAAGTCGGTATAATCCGTCAACAATTTGACCTAGTTCGTGAATTACCTGTAGTTCATAATGTTCTTGCAGGAAGATTTTCTGACTGGGGCTTTTTAAAATCTTTAATTTCTCTTATTATTCCAAGAGACTTAGATATGGCAAAGGTAGCCCTTGAAAGAGTTGGACTTTTAGATAAGTTATATGAAAGAACAGCAGACCTTTCAGGGGGACAACAGCAAAGAGTTGCTATTGCAAGACTTATAGTTCAAAATCCCGAGGTTATACTTGCGGATGAGCCTGTTGCATCACTTGACCCTACAAGATCCGAGGATATACTTTCTATCCTAACTAGTATTTCAAAGGAAAATAACAAAACTCTTATTGCAAGTCTTCATTCCGTTGAATATGCTAAAAAGTATTTCGATAGAATAATTGCCCTAAGGGATGGCAAAATATACTTTGACCTTGAATCAAGTAATGTTAGTGAAGATGACCTTGCTGAACTTTATAAGATAGATGATACAAAGGAGCCTTCTACAAATGAATAA
- a CDS encoding TetR/AcrR family transcriptional regulator: protein MDEKQKLIMNIAQELFDERGFQYTSIDDIAKACKISKATFYKYFANKEVLVYDIIDYANNQLYEIIDSINSEYNLNGIEKLKKKIITSWEHIFSQTIFSVYITKNFSKNERENITDVRKKNKGKLFKEFRIGLIEAFGNDVKPFIWDLVFILDSLIHEFILLTRVNKKEVNPEVVGSYIVKILGFSVETLKDTSGLIDKSIFSFVEGIEDIEETKEGHLLEILNDTKELIEKSRLSLSRVKLLEGIEKLYIEIKEKRYDSLMVDAILALFEKEDSLKAQVILINNIISELKEEV, encoded by the coding sequence ATGGATGAAAAGCAGAAATTAATTATGAATATTGCACAGGAACTTTTTGATGAGAGAGGTTTTCAATATACTTCTATTGATGATATAGCGAAGGCATGTAAAATATCAAAGGCTACATTTTATAAATACTTTGCTAATAAAGAAGTGCTAGTTTACGACATCATAGATTATGCTAATAATCAGTTATATGAAATTATAGATTCTATTAATTCTGAATATAATCTTAATGGTATAGAAAAACTTAAAAAAAAGATTATAACATCATGGGAACATATTTTTTCTCAAACAATCTTTAGTGTTTATATTACTAAGAATTTTTCCAAAAATGAGAGGGAAAATATAACCGATGTTCGTAAAAAAAATAAAGGTAAGCTTTTTAAAGAATTTAGGATTGGTCTTATTGAAGCCTTTGGTAATGATGTAAAACCTTTTATTTGGGATTTGGTATTTATCTTAGATAGCCTAATTCATGAATTTATTTTACTTACCCGTGTAAACAAAAAAGAAGTAAATCCTGAGGTAGTTGGTAGTTATATTGTTAAGATATTAGGTTTTTCTGTAGAGACCCTAAAAGATACCTCCGGTTTAATAGATAAATCTATATTCTCATTTGTGGAGGGTATAGAGGACATTGAAGAAACAAAGGAAGGACATTTGCTAGAAATATTAAATGATACTAAGGAGTTAATTGAAAAAAGCAGGCTATCATTATCTAGAGTTAAGCTACTAGAAGGAATTGAAAAGTTATATATAGAGATTAAGGAAAAGCGATATGATTCTTTAATGGTAGATGCAATTCTTGCACTATTTGAAAAGGAAGATTCTTTAAAAGCTCAAGTTATTTTAATAAATAACATAATAAGTGAACTTAAAGAGGAGGTATAA